The genomic stretch TCCCGCCGGCGGCCGCATCGCCTATCCGCCCAAGCACGGCGCGGCGGAGCTGCGCCAGCACGTCTGGGTGCTGGATGGCGTGCTCGATGTCGAGTTCGGCGAGGAGAACCATCAGCTTTCCAAGGGCGACTGCCTGTTCATGCCGGTGGCGGACCCGCATGTTTTCTCAAATCCCGGCGCGACCGATGTCACCTATTCGGTGATCATCGAGCGCGCGCCATAGTCAGGAGCAGTCATGGACATCAGACTTTTGGACGGTGCGGAGGCGGAAGCCGCCATTCCCGGACTTTGCGCGTTGCTGGCCGACAGTATCGAGGACAATGCCTCCATGGGCTTCATGGCGCCCTATGATGCGGGCGCGGTCGACGCGTTCTGGCGGCAAGTTGCCGCCGGCGTTGCGGCCGGATCGGTCATTCTCGCCATTGCCGAGGAAGACGGTGTGCTCGTCGGCACGGTGCAGGCGGGGCTGGCGCAAAAGCCGAACCAGCTTCATCGCGGCGATGTGATGAAGCTCATCGTGCTGCGGGCATGCCGTGGACGGGGCATTGCGCGCCGCCTTATGGAGGCGCTGGAGGCCGAATGCCGCAAGCGGGACCGCTGGCTTCTGGTGCTCGACACCGCCACCGGCAGCGCGGCGGAGGCGATCTATCCGCGCCTCGGCTGGAACCGCGTCGGCGTGGTGCCGGACTATGCGCTTTATCCCGAAGGCGGCTATTGCGACACGACCTTCTTCTACAAACGCCTTCAGGGCTGAGCATCGTCCTCTTCGGGAAAGAATACGGCTTCGATCGGCAATCCGAAGACGCCCGCGATCCTGAAGGCCAGCGGCAGTGACGGGTCATAGCGCCCCGCCTCGATCGCAATCACGCTCTGGCGGGAAATGTTCAGTTCTTCGCCGAGCCTTGCCTGTGACCAGCCGCGCTCGGCCCTAAGGCGCTTCACGATGTTCTTCATCCGAGCGAGCCGGTCTCGCGCCAGGTGAGATAAAGGGCCGC from Martelella sp. AD-3 encodes the following:
- a CDS encoding GNAT family N-acetyltransferase → MDIRLLDGAEAEAAIPGLCALLADSIEDNASMGFMAPYDAGAVDAFWRQVAAGVAAGSVILAIAEEDGVLVGTVQAGLAQKPNQLHRGDVMKLIVLRACRGRGIARRLMEALEAECRKRDRWLLVLDTATGSAAEAIYPRLGWNRVGVVPDYALYPEGGYCDTTFFYKRLQG
- a CDS encoding helix-turn-helix transcriptional regulator, which encodes MKRLRAERGWSQARLGEELNISRQSVIAIEAGRYDPSLPLAFRIAGVFGLPIEAVFFPEEDDAQP